From a region of the Arachis ipaensis cultivar K30076 chromosome B09, Araip1.1, whole genome shotgun sequence genome:
- the LOC110267299 gene encoding probable serine/threonine-protein kinase clkA: protein NNNNNNNNNNNNNNNNNNNNNNNNNNNNNNNNNNNNNNNNNNNNNNNNNNNNNNNNNNNNNNNNNNNNNNNNNNNNNNNNNNNNNNNNNNNNNNNNNNNNNNNNNNNNNNNNNNNNNNNNNNNNNNNNNNNNNNNNNNNNNNNNNNNNNNNNNNNNNNNNNNNNNNNNNNNNNNNNNNNNNNNNNNNNNNNNNNNNNNNNNNNNNNNNNNNNNNNNNNNNNNNNNNNNNNNNNNNNNNNNNNNNNNNNNNNNNNNNNNNNNNNNNNNNNNNNNNNNNNN, encoded by the coding sequence aataataataataataataataataataataataataataataataataataataataataataataataataataataataataataataataataataataataataataataataataataataataataataataataataataataataataataataataataataataataataataataataataataataataataataataataataataataataataataataataataataataataataataataataataataataataataataataataataataataataataataataataataataataataataataataataataataataataataataataataataataataataataataataataataataataataataataataataataataataataataataataataataataataataataataataataataataataataataataataataataataataataataataataataataataataataataataataataataataataataataataataataataataataataataataataataataataataataataataataataataataataataataataataataataataataataataataataataataataataataataataataataataataataataataataataataataataataataataataataataataataataataataataataataataataataataataataataataataataataataataataataataataataataataataataataataataataataataataataataat